From the genome of Eucalyptus grandis isolate ANBG69807.140 chromosome 2, ASM1654582v1, whole genome shotgun sequence, one region includes:
- the LOC104433887 gene encoding flavonoid 3',5'-hydroxylase 2, translated as MAILADKVLLREIASAALLFLITRFFVSSLLLRLNSFKLPPGPKGWPVIGAIPLLGNMPHVALAKMAKKYGPVMYLKMGTCGMVVASTPDAARAFLKTLDINFSNRPPNAGATHLAYDAQDMVFADYGPRWKLLRKLSNLHMLGGKALEDWARVRTSELGYMLQAMCECSKRGEPVVVPEMLTYAMANMIGQVILSRRVFVTKGSESNEFKDMVVELMTSAGFFNIGDFIPSIAWMDLQGIEGGMKRLHKKFDVLLTKMIEQHSATAHERKGNPDFLDVVMANRDNSGGEKLSLTNIKALLLNLFTAGTDTSSSIIEWSLAEMLKNPSILKRAHEEMDRIIGRHRRLEESDLPKLPYLQAICKESFRKHPSTPLNLPRVSTEACQVNGYYIPKDTRLSVNIWAIGRDPDVWENPLDFTPERFLSGRNAKIDPRGNDFELIPFGAGRRICAGTRMGIVLVEYILGTLVHSFDWKLPNGMEELNMDEAFGLALQKAVPLSAVVTPRLSVSAFVP; from the exons ATGGCGATTCTCGCCGACAAAGTCCTGCTCCGAGAGATCGCCTCCGCGGCTCTCCTCTTCCTCATTACCCGATTCTTTGTCAGCTCTCTCCTGCTTCGCTTGAACTCCTTTAAGCTCCCGCCTGGCCCGAAAGGGTGGCCGGTCATCGGCGCCATCCCTCTCTTGGGGAACATGCCCCATGTAGCGCTGGCCAAAATGGCCAAGAAGTATGGGCCGGTGATGTACCTGAAAATGGGCACGTGCGGCATGGTCGTGGCGTCGACCCCTGACGCCGCCCGGgctttcttgaaaaccctaGACATCAACTTCTCCAACAGGCCCCCGAATGCGGGCGCGACCCACTTGGCCTATGACGCGCAGGACATGGTCTTCGCTGACTATGGCCCGAGGTGGAAGTTACTTAGGAAGCTGAGTAATTTGCACATGCTCGGAGGGAAGGCCCTCGAGGACTGGGCTCGCGTCCGAACGTCCGAGCTAGGGTACATGCTTCAAGCCATGTGCGAGTGCAGCAAGCGAGGCGAGCCGGTGGTGGTGCCGGAGATGTTGACCTATGCCATGGCGAACATGATAGGGCAAGTCATTTTGAGCCGAAGGGTGTTCGTGACGAAGGGCTCCGAGTCTAATGAATTCAAAGACATGGTGGTAGAGCTAATGACAAGCGCAG GGTTCTTTAACATCGGCGACTTCATCCCATCAATTGCGTGGATGGACTTACAAGGGATTGAAGGCGGAATGAAGCGCTTGCACAAGAAGTTCGACGTGCTGTTGACGAAGATGATCGAGCAACACTCGGCAACTGCTCACGAGCGTAAAGGAAACCCAGATTTTCTCGACGTCGTCATGGCCAACCGAGATAACTCTGGGGGCGAGAAGCTTAGCTTGACCAACATTAAGGCTCTTCTCTTG AATTTGTTCACTGCAGGCACCGATACTTCATCGAGCATAATCGAGTGGTCGCTGGCCGAGATGTTGAAGAACCCCAGCATCCTCAAGCGAGCCCACGAAGAGATGGACCGAATCATCGGGCGGCACCGACGCCTCGAGGAATCCGACCTCCCGAAGCTTCCGTACTTGCAGGCCATTTGCAAGGAGAGCTTCCGAAAACATCCATCGACACCGCTAAACCTACCGAGGGTCTCGACCGAGGCCTGCCAAGTGAACGGCTACTACATCCCCAAGGACACAAGGCTGAGCGTGAACATATGGGCGATCGGGCGGGACCCAGACGTGTGGGAGAACCCTCTTGACTTCACCCCGGAGCGGTTCCTGAGCGGCAGGAACGCGAAAATTGACCCGCGTGGGAATGACTTTGAGCTGATCCCGTTCGGGGCCGGGCGGAGGATCTGCGCTGGGACGAGGATGGGGATCGTGCTGGTCGAGTACATACTGGGGACGTTGGTCCACTCGTTCGACTGGAAGCTGCCGAACGGCATGGAGGAGCTGAACATGGACGAGGCGTTCGGCCTGGCGTTGCAAAAGGCCGTACCCTTGTCGGCCGTCGTCACCCCACGGCTTTCCGTTAGCGCATTTGTACCTTAA